The nucleotide sequence GCCTGAGCAGACAGAAAGTCCGGCAGCTATTGCAGCATCTATAGTTTTCAGCTTATCACTGTACGTGTGGGTTCTGCATATTTCAGGAAAAAACCTTTCGGATGTTTCAAGATTGTGGTGGTATCTCTCAAGACCGCTGTCCTTTAGAAGTTTAAGTTCATCTTTGTTCAGCAACCCGAGCGTTGAACACGGCAAGAGCCCAATTCCCCTGATATCTTTTATCATCGAACATATCTCTTTCAATTCGTTTTTCCCTATCTTTCTTCCGCTTGTGACAATGCAGAATCTTTTTACGCCTGCATCTCTCGCTTCTTTTGCCTTTTCAATCACAGCGTTCTTATTGATGAGAGGGTAAATGGCTGTTTCAGTCTTGCTCCTTGAAGACTGGGCGCAGTAAGAACAATCTTCAGGGCATGCGCCTGATTTTGCGTTGACTATTGCACAGAGGTCCACAGAGTCTCCTCTGAACGTTTGCCGTATTCTGTTAGCTGCGGCAAAAAGGTCAAACATCTCTGTTTTTGGGAGTGCGCTTATTTGAACGGCTTCAGTTTTTGTTATAGCGTGCCCGCTTATAACCCTGTCTCTCAGGCTGTCAATCATGGGTTA is from Nitrospirota bacterium and encodes:
- the bioB gene encoding biotin synthase BioB, whose product is MIDSLRDRVISGHAITKTEAVQISALPKTEMFDLFAAANRIRQTFRGDSVDLCAIVNAKSGACPEDCSYCAQSSRSKTETAIYPLINKNAVIEKAKEARDAGVKRFCIVTSGRKIGKNELKEICSMIKDIRGIGLLPCSTLGLLNKDELKLLKDSGLERYHHNLETSERFFPEICRTHTYSDKLKTIDAAIAAGLSVCSGGIFGIGETWEDRIDMAFTLKKLPITSVPINYLIPVKGTPLGEQDLLNPFEALKIVSLYRFILPQKEIRICGGRMQVLGEFNSMVFMAGADSLLTGNYLTTTGRTFEDDLKLTRQYGLKI